From Pedobacter cryoconitis, one genomic window encodes:
- a CDS encoding glycosyltransferase family 8 protein, with the protein METNSRISVVVACDNHYVILMAALLKSIEMNHLSDDIVDIYIVDDHISKTNKSKLTGSLVLKKINLIWLKMSEIIPEGVKLPLVNNSYPLNTYIRLLIPYFMPKEIKKVIFLDVDMIMLDDISNLWNIEIGDKVIGAVNDNAGDHEKTIAEGIENYKELGLDPNQKYFNAGLQLINTARWLEQDITQKTFDAINNNKKYAGLGDQYGLNISLCGNWHEIDRMWNCFSVCTDPSPKLIHYFHRKPIYKTYAYNYREEFFHYLNLTAWKGFKPIGETTRYMKKINNIFEKIKLLF; encoded by the coding sequence ATGGAAACTAATTCTCGCATATCTGTTGTAGTGGCTTGTGATAATCACTATGTCATCTTAATGGCGGCCTTATTGAAATCGATTGAAATGAATCATTTGAGTGATGATATCGTGGATATTTATATCGTTGATGATCATATTTCTAAAACAAATAAGAGCAAGCTTACCGGATCACTGGTCTTGAAAAAGATTAACCTGATCTGGTTAAAAATGAGTGAGATCATTCCTGAAGGGGTTAAATTACCACTGGTTAATAATTCTTATCCGCTGAATACCTATATCAGGCTGCTGATCCCTTATTTTATGCCTAAAGAGATCAAAAAAGTTATCTTTTTAGATGTAGATATGATCATGCTGGATGATATCAGCAATTTATGGAATATTGAAATCGGGGATAAGGTGATCGGAGCAGTCAATGACAATGCTGGTGACCATGAGAAAACGATTGCAGAAGGGATCGAAAACTATAAAGAATTAGGACTTGATCCAAATCAGAAATACTTTAATGCGGGCCTTCAGCTGATCAATACAGCGCGGTGGCTGGAACAGGATATTACGCAGAAAACCTTTGATGCGATCAATAACAATAAAAAATATGCTGGTCTGGGTGACCAGTATGGCCTGAATATTTCTTTATGCGGAAACTGGCATGAGATTGACAGAATGTGGAACTGCTTTTCAGTTTGTACAGATCCCAGTCCTAAGCTGATCCATTATTTCCATAGAAAGCCTATTTATAAAACCTACGCTTACAACTATAGAGAAGAGTTCTTTCATTACCTGAATTTAACCGCATGGAAGGGTTTTAAACCAATCGGCGAAACAACGCGGTATATGAAAAAGATAAATAATATCTTTGAAAAGATAAAACTGTTATTCTAA
- a CDS encoding glycosyltransferase, which produces MISQPKEEIISGRDIVIVGQQPWDVNIGSNCKNIAIELAKHNRVLYVNSALDRITLLRNRKDSKIIKRKAVIKGKTNGLIPVADNLWTLYPDVLIESVNWINNFSLFDWLNKRNNRLFAKSILKTTALLGFKDIILFNDNDMFKSFYLKEFLHPSLSIYYSRDFMLAVDYWKKHGTRIEPALIKKSDLCVANSTYLSNYCKQYNPASFYIGQGCELDIFTSSAALPAIPAIDSLKGPKIGYVGALQSIRLDIELIAHIAVTKPDWNIILVGPEDDVFKAGKLHGIPNIHFLGAQKPEDLPQYINAFDLCINPQLVNQVTIGNYPRKIDEYLAMGKPVVATHTEAVTIFEDTVYLAENKEGFVTLIEKGLQENTEELAAYRVKIAHSHSWKNSVGELYKAINQVI; this is translated from the coding sequence ATGATTAGTCAACCAAAGGAAGAAATCATTTCAGGAAGGGATATCGTTATCGTTGGTCAGCAGCCATGGGATGTTAATATTGGGAGCAATTGCAAAAATATAGCGATTGAACTGGCGAAACATAACCGTGTTTTATATGTGAACTCGGCACTGGACAGAATAACTTTACTCCGGAACAGAAAAGATAGTAAGATTATCAAACGTAAAGCAGTTATCAAAGGAAAAACAAATGGTCTGATCCCGGTTGCTGATAACTTATGGACTCTATATCCTGATGTTTTGATAGAATCTGTCAACTGGATTAATAATTTCAGCCTTTTCGACTGGTTAAACAAACGGAATAACAGGCTTTTTGCAAAATCAATTTTGAAAACAACGGCACTGCTGGGGTTTAAGGATATCATCCTCTTCAATGATAATGATATGTTCAAGAGTTTTTACCTGAAAGAATTCCTGCATCCTTCATTAAGTATCTATTATTCCAGAGATTTCATGCTGGCTGTAGATTACTGGAAAAAACATGGGACAAGAATTGAGCCTGCATTAATCAAAAAAAGCGACCTGTGTGTTGCAAATTCCACTTACTTAAGTAATTATTGTAAACAATATAACCCGGCTTCTTTTTATATTGGTCAGGGCTGTGAGCTTGATATTTTTACCAGTTCCGCAGCTTTACCTGCCATACCCGCTATTGACAGCTTAAAAGGGCCCAAAATCGGCTATGTAGGCGCATTACAAAGTATTCGTCTGGATATAGAATTGATTGCGCATATTGCAGTAACTAAACCGGATTGGAATATCATTCTGGTAGGGCCTGAGGATGATGTGTTTAAAGCGGGTAAATTACACGGAATTCCGAATATCCATTTTCTGGGTGCGCAGAAACCTGAAGATTTACCACAGTATATCAATGCATTTGATTTGTGTATCAATCCTCAGCTGGTGAACCAGGTGACGATCGGTAACTATCCAAGGAAAATTGATGAATACCTGGCAATGGGGAAACCTGTGGTCGCTACCCATACCGAGGCCGTAACGATTTTTGAAGACACTGTTTATCTTGCTGAAAATAAAGAGGGCTTTGTTACACTGATTGAAAAAGGCTTGCAGGAAAATACGGAAGAATTAGCAGCATACCGCGTGAAAATTGCACATTCACATTCCTGGAAAAACAGTGTAGGTGAGTTATATAAGGCTATTAATCAAGTTATATAA
- a CDS encoding acyltransferase: MSLSAKIKANPVLKKIAHRMLIPANDFRPRLWVRLFINPFKHKKGKGSIVRFRTRIDVFPFNHFELGNYSLIEDFSTINNGVGDVVIGTKTIIGIGCTVIGPVVIGNHVMLAQNIVISGLNHGYELIDIPPSEQQTVTKNITIKDEVWIGANCVITAGVTIGKHAIVGAGSVVTKDIPDYSVAVGNPARVIKVYNFENKIWEKVKSL, encoded by the coding sequence ATGTCATTATCCGCGAAAATAAAAGCAAATCCGGTACTGAAAAAGATAGCACACCGGATGTTAATCCCTGCTAACGATTTCAGACCAAGATTATGGGTCAGATTATTTATAAACCCTTTCAAACATAAAAAAGGGAAGGGGTCAATTGTGCGGTTCAGAACCAGGATTGATGTTTTTCCTTTCAATCATTTTGAATTGGGTAATTACAGCCTGATTGAAGATTTTTCCACGATCAATAATGGCGTTGGAGATGTGGTAATCGGCACTAAAACTATAATTGGGATCGGTTGTACAGTTATTGGCCCGGTTGTGATTGGAAATCATGTGATGTTAGCGCAAAATATTGTAATTTCAGGACTGAATCACGGTTATGAATTAATTGATATTCCACCGAGTGAGCAGCAAACGGTTACTAAAAATATAACAATCAAAGATGAAGTCTGGATTGGCGCAAACTGCGTAATCACAGCTGGGGTTACGATTGGAAAACATGCAATAGTAGGTGCCGGGAGCGTAGTGACTAAAGATATACCTGATTATTCAGTGGCGGTCGGAAATCCGGCAAGAGTAATCAAAGTATATAATTTTGAAAATAAGATATGGGAAAAGGTAAAATCACTTTGA
- a CDS encoding glycosyltransferase family 2 protein, which translates to MTKNSNQLISGVTLLITHYNRSESLLRLLKTIAGHDISFEEIIVSDDGSKKEHQDRLKEMQQQLGFTLITTPVNKGLGNNINKGMDAVKSPYILYIQEDFVPKAAFITALKDGLEIMKSESQWDIVRFYSFPWSPYPYLKPYKKGFSKMIFSLWPWYTNHLKFHVYSDHPHLKRAGFTEKFGRYFEAPNGDVTEMKMCRSFLKNEGKALYYKNYKELFAHDNPEDEPGLFRPDKVKTKTYADIKPLYWAYLKYKLMKDTVSFVLNK; encoded by the coding sequence ATGACGAAGAATTCAAATCAGCTTATTTCTGGTGTTACATTACTCATTACACATTATAACAGAAGTGAGTCTTTGCTGCGTTTGTTAAAAACGATAGCCGGGCATGACATCTCTTTTGAAGAGATTATCGTTTCTGATGATGGCAGTAAAAAAGAGCATCAGGACCGTTTAAAAGAGATGCAGCAGCAATTGGGCTTTACGCTGATTACTACCCCGGTTAACAAAGGGCTGGGCAACAATATCAATAAAGGTATGGACGCGGTGAAATCTCCTTATATTTTGTACATACAGGAAGATTTTGTGCCTAAAGCTGCTTTTATTACAGCTTTAAAAGACGGACTGGAAATCATGAAATCGGAGAGCCAATGGGATATTGTCCGCTTTTACTCTTTCCCATGGTCGCCTTATCCCTATTTAAAACCTTATAAAAAGGGCTTTTCTAAAATGATCTTTAGTTTATGGCCATGGTATACCAATCATCTTAAATTTCATGTGTACAGTGATCATCCGCATTTGAAAAGAGCAGGGTTCACGGAGAAATTCGGCCGTTATTTCGAAGCGCCGAACGGAGATGTTACAGAAATGAAAATGTGCAGGTCTTTCCTGAAAAATGAGGGCAAGGCACTCTATTATAAAAATTATAAGGAGTTGTTTGCACATGATAATCCTGAGGATGAGCCCGGACTTTTCAGACCGGATAAGGTGAAGACCAAAACTTATGCAGATATTAAGCCTTTATACTGGGCTTATCTGAAATATAAACTGATGAAGGACACGGTATCTTTTGTACTGAATAAATAG
- a CDS encoding glycosyltransferase, translating into MSTMPVNAKENLFDDVTLLITHYNRSSSLERLLLTFKEQQVSFKEIIVSDDCSDSFHLGQLEKMVQVYNYRLIKAKVNGGLGNNLNKGQLEVKTPYTLYVQEDFIPLPVFAEHFKDAMDMMHAEADLDLVRFYAYGPYPYLKPYKKGFSTMVYKPWFTDKNKIYNYSDHPHLRRSSFFERFGQYTEGIKSDKTEYEMCLSFIQNKGRALFYDQYDSLFLQENSSAEPSTVTRSNWRQSGNPLISLVRLVYRQIKYNYDLHINTRFKRHK; encoded by the coding sequence ATGTCCACGATGCCAGTGAATGCGAAGGAAAACCTGTTCGATGATGTTACCCTGCTGATTACCCACTATAACAGGAGTAGTTCTCTGGAACGCTTGCTGCTTACTTTTAAAGAACAGCAGGTCAGTTTTAAGGAGATTATTGTTTCTGACGATTGCAGTGATAGTTTTCATCTGGGCCAGCTGGAAAAAATGGTGCAGGTTTATAACTACAGGCTGATTAAGGCAAAAGTTAATGGCGGATTAGGCAATAACCTGAATAAAGGCCAGCTGGAAGTAAAAACGCCTTATACTTTATATGTGCAGGAGGATTTTATTCCGCTGCCTGTTTTTGCGGAGCATTTTAAGGATGCGATGGACATGATGCATGCAGAAGCAGACCTTGATCTGGTTCGGTTTTATGCTTACGGGCCTTATCCTTATTTAAAGCCTTATAAAAAAGGTTTCTCTACTATGGTTTACAAGCCGTGGTTTACAGATAAAAACAAAATATACAATTATAGTGATCACCCACACTTGCGCCGTTCTTCATTTTTTGAACGTTTCGGCCAGTATACGGAGGGCATTAAGTCTGACAAAACAGAATATGAAATGTGTTTATCTTTTATTCAGAATAAAGGAAGAGCACTGTTTTATGACCAGTACGATAGTTTGTTCTTGCAGGAGAATTCTTCGGCAGAGCCCAGTACAGTCACCAGAAGTAACTGGAGACAAAGCGGGAACCCGTTGATTTCACTGGTCAGACTGGTCTACAGACAAATTAAGTATAACTATGATCTTCATATCAATACGAGGTTCAAAAGACACAAATAA
- a CDS encoding glycosyltransferase family 2 protein, with protein sequence MKHQYNPVWIDQFLYTYEKYEDIDPAVFSAVNKDLDQVQSKEPLVSVVVIAWNEEINILRCVASLSKMVTQIPFEIIVVNNNSKDKTQQTIDQLHVKSFNELTQGAGPARQKGQENALGKYILTADADCFYPEVWIDEMMRVLTQKDVVCVYGRYSFIGEPGFPRWKLRILEKLKDAMAEIRHIKQPYFNTFGISMGYVKEFGLKIGFIKINRRGEDGQLCMDLMRYGKIKQVKSRKARVWTGVRTLSQNGSFYNIVISRIKEDLKRFKYNFITRN encoded by the coding sequence ATGAAACATCAATATAATCCCGTCTGGATAGATCAGTTTCTTTATACTTATGAGAAGTATGAGGATATTGATCCTGCTGTATTTTCGGCGGTCAATAAGGATCTTGATCAGGTACAAAGTAAAGAGCCGCTGGTAAGTGTGGTCGTAATTGCATGGAATGAGGAGATAAATATCCTGCGTTGTGTGGCTTCTTTGTCTAAAATGGTTACTCAGATCCCTTTTGAAATTATTGTGGTGAATAATAATTCAAAGGATAAAACACAGCAAACGATCGATCAGCTGCATGTGAAATCTTTTAATGAGCTGACACAAGGTGCAGGGCCGGCCAGGCAAAAAGGGCAGGAAAATGCCTTAGGCAAATATATCTTAACTGCTGATGCTGACTGCTTTTACCCTGAAGTGTGGATAGATGAAATGATGCGTGTACTTACACAAAAAGATGTAGTCTGTGTTTATGGAAGGTATTCTTTTATCGGAGAACCGGGTTTTCCGAGGTGGAAACTCAGGATATTAGAGAAATTAAAAGATGCGATGGCCGAAATCAGGCATATCAAGCAGCCTTATTTCAATACTTTTGGGATCAGCATGGGGTATGTGAAGGAATTTGGCCTCAAAATTGGTTTTATAAAGATCAACAGGAGAGGTGAAGATGGACAACTTTGTATGGATTTGATGCGCTACGGCAAAATCAAGCAGGTAAAATCCAGAAAAGCCCGGGTATGGACAGGTGTAAGAACACTGAGCCAGAACGGATCTTTTTATAATATTGTAATTTCCAGAATCAAAGAAGACCTTAAAAGATTTAAGTATAATTTTATTACGCGAAATTAA